The Eurosta solidaginis isolate ZX-2024a chromosome 4, ASM4086904v1, whole genome shotgun sequence genome includes a window with the following:
- the Flo2 gene encoding flotillin-2 isoform X4 → MGIEILSFTIKDVYDEVQYLASLGKAQTASVKRDADAGVAEANRDAGIREAECEKSAMDVKYSTDTKIEDNSRMFKLQKANFDQEINTAKAESQLAYELQAAKIRQRIRNEEIQIEVVERRKQIEIESQEVQRKERELMGTVKLPAEAEAHRVQTIAQGKQCQTIEAARAEAERIRKIGSAEAHAIELVGKAEAERMRMKAHVYKQYGDAAIMNIVLESLPKIAAEVAAPLAKTDEIVLIGGNDNLTNDVTRLVAQLPPSINALTGVDLSKVLSKIPGAKA, encoded by the exons ATGGGCATTGAAATactctcattcaccatcaaagaTGTCTACGATGAGGTTCAGTATTTGGCATCGTTGGGCAAAGCACAAACGGCGAGCGTCAAACGTGATGCAGATGCAGGTGTGGCCGAGGCCAATCGTGATGCTGGAATACGTGAGGCTGAATGCGAAAAAAGCGCAATGGATGTAAAATACTCTACGGATACTAAAATCGAGGATAATTCACGAATGTTTAAGTTGCAAAAAGCCAACTTTGATCAGGAGATAAACACAGCAAAAGCTGAATCCCAATTGGCTTACGAACTGCAAGCAGCTAAGATACGTCAAAGAATACGTAACGAGGAAATACAAATCGAAGTAGTCGAACGACGTAAACAAATCGAAATCGAATCACAAGAAGTGCAACGCAAAGAACGTGAACTGATGGGTACTGTTAAATTGCCAGCCGAAGCAGAAGCACATCGTGTCCAAACAATAGCACAGGGCAAACA ATGCCAGACAATTGAAGCTGCACGCGCAGAGGCTGAAAGGATACGTAAAATTGGTTCAGCTGAGGCTCATGCCATTGAGTTGGTGGGCAAAGCAGAAGCTGAACGCATGCGCATGAAGGCACATGTGTATAAACAGTACGGTGATGCAGCCATTATGAATATTGTGCTCGAATCTCTGCCTAAG ATCGCTGCTGAAGTAGCTGCACCATTAGCCAAAACAGATGAGATTGTACTGATTGGCGGTAATGATAATTTAACAAACGATGTCACGCGTTTAGTGGCACAACTACCACCATCTATCAATGCATTGACCGGTGTGGATCTGTCGAAGGTGCTGTCGAAAATACCTGGAGCCAAGGCGTGA
- the LOC137247596 gene encoding eukaryotic translation initiation factor 3 subunit I-like — MRSSARTCVFSHSGKQAAHSTDKDMGQNPERRFAIDARTADESTVEQSPLLRIPMLASTLTSMLWGPLDETISIGHENGQISVWDIREGGREINSINDHTAVKNDMQINKDGILFVTASKDAAAKLFDLKSLMCLKTYKTEWPVHSAAISSIMDHVVLGGGQDAMEVTTTSTWLLLLL, encoded by the exons ATGCGA tCGTCGGCGAGAACATGCGTCTTCAGTCACTCTGGCAAACAAGCGGCTCACTCCACGGATAAAGATATGGGACAAAATCCAGAACGGAGGTTCGCGATTGATGCACGCACAGCAGATGAAAGCACTGTCGAGCAAAGCCCATTGCTACGTATACCAATGCTGGCATCTACACTCACATCTATGCTGTGGGGACCCTTGGATGAAACAATAAGCATAGGGCACGAAAATGGCCAAATTTCTGTTTGGGATATACGGGAGGGTGGTCGTGAGATTAATTCAATAAATGATCATACGGCTGTTAAAAACGATATGCAGATAAATAAAGATGGTATTCTGTTTGTTACTGCATCCAAAGATGCAGCAGCGAAGCTATTTGACTTGAAATCACTGATGTGTCTGAAGACCTATAAAACAGAATGGCCTGTACACTCGGCTGCAATCAGCTCAATTATGGACCATGTTGTCTTGGGTGGTGGACAAGACGCCATGGAGGTGACAACAACATCaacctggttgttgttgttgttgtag